Within Triticum dicoccoides isolate Atlit2015 ecotype Zavitan chromosome 1B, WEW_v2.0, whole genome shotgun sequence, the genomic segment AAGGTAGGGGCCGGGAGAAGATGCAGCATGTCGATCCATCAATAGCAGCTAGCTATTACTAACTAGCAAAACAAATTTACAAAGGTCGATCAATGACCAAGATGCACGGCCAttacgtcgccgtcgccgccgccgccgtggtggtggtggtgctcctccTCCCCGGCTGCCTCGATGCCTACCCGGACCCGGATGAGGTAGTCGTCGTCGACGTGGGGGCGCTGGAGGAGGGCAGCAGCTGCTACTTCCCGATGACGGCGCCGGTGGTGCCGGAGTCCCCCGAGGCGCGCCGCGAGCACTACCGAGCCATTGCGGCCAAGGACCTGGCCCGGCACCGGCGGATGGCGGCCAGCACCAGGAGGAGGCAGCTGGCGGCGTCGGGCATGCCGGATCTTTTGGCGGCCACGAGCGGGAGCGCCCTGTCCACGTTCGAGCTGCCGATGCAGAGCGCCCTGGACTCGATGGACGTGGGCATGTACCTGGTGACGGTGCACTTCGGCACGCCGGCGGTGGCCTTCAGCATGGCCCTGGACACCGCCAACGACCTGACCTGGCTCAACTGCCGCCTCCGCGGCCACCGGCGGCACAGGGACAGGGGCAACGCCAACGCCCAGACCATGTCCCTGGAGCAGGCGCTGGAGCCACCCTTGGTGAAGAAGACCTGGTACCGTCCGGCGCGGTCGTCGTCGTGGCGGCGGTACCGGTGCTCTATGCGAGACAGCTGCGGCCGCTTCCCGCACGTTGCGTGCAAGACGCCCAACCACAACGAGTCGTGCAGCTACCACCAGCAGCTGCAGGACGGCACGAATACCCGCGGCATCTTCGGGCGCGAGACGGCGACGGTGGCGGTGTCGGGCGGGAGGCAGGCGCGGCTGCCGGGGCTGGTGCTGGGGTGCTCGACGTTCGAGGCCGGCGGGACCGTGGACGCGCACGACGGCGTGCTGACGCTGGGCAACGCCAACGTGTCCTTCAGCAAGATGGCCGGGAAGAGCTTCCAGGGCCTCTTCTCCTTCTGCCTGCTGGCGACGCACAGCGGCCGCGACGCCTTCAGCTACCTCACCTTCGGGCCCAacccggccatggtggccggcgccGGGTTCGGCGAGACAGACATCGTGTACATGCAGAACGAACCGTCCATGGGCGTGCAAGTCACGGGCGTCTTTGTCAACGGGCAGCGCCTCAACGTCCCGCCGGAGGTGTGGAACTACCGCGTTCACGGCGGACTCAACCTGGACACGGGCACCTCCGTGTCGTCGCTGCTGGAGCCGGCGTACGGCGTGGTCACGCGGGCGCTCGCCACCCTCCTAGACCCAAAGCTGGAGAAGGCACCGGAGGAGGTGATCCCGTTCGAGCACTGCTACAAGTGGGACGGCAAGAACCCGGCGCCGGAAGCCATTGTGCCGAAGCTGGAGCTGGTGTTGATGGGCGGCGCGAGGCTGGAGCCCAGCCCCAAAGGCGTGCTCATGCCGGAGGTGGTGCCCGGGATCGCCTGCATCGGCTTCTTTAAACGGGACTCCGGGCCCAACATCCTCGGCAACGTGCACATGCAAGAGCACATCTGGGAGTTCGATGACGTCAAGGGCAAGCTCCGGTTCAAGAAGGACAAGTGCACCACCCACATTAATATTTCTCCTCCTCCAACTAATCCCAAACCCAATCCCAATCCCAATCCCAATCCCAATCCCAATCCCACCAACAACAACTAATCAAAAACCATCTCTctgtatgtatgtatatgtattCATGTATCATATCGTTCATCTCTCatctgtatgtatgtatgtatgtatgtatgtaatcCAAAAACCGAATCTTTTCTGAATCAATTCCCCCTCTCCCTCggcatccctagttggtgcagagtCCGGAACAACTGAAATATTATTTCAATTTTTAAGATAAAACCTAATTTGTACAAGGTCCTCCTCCGCGTGATGCAAAAAAAAAAACGACGTCTAGCTCCGCCGGCCTTCGCCAATGGCATGCCCGAATGACGTCTAGGCTACCTATGGCCAGACACACGTGACTAGGTCACAGAGATACCGgaacatgtcaacgagaaagaaCAACTAAACCGGCAACAAGGAGACCGGTATACTTAGCATGAGAATGACTCGAGAGGATATCGATATATCTCATCTCGGGTCTTGTAAAGTATCACGAAGCAAAGAGAATAGCACATGATAACcataggttcactcgaatatcattcatgtATTATAGGGATCAATATGGATATCCATGATACCACTATTGATCATTGAACGAAAGGGTGTTTacgtcactagtgcagaaccgggctatagcaccggttcgtaagggactTTAGTGTCgattctgtaaccggcactaaagggtggggactaaaggtccccccccctttagtaccggttcgacaCGAACTGCCACTAAAGTGccaccacatggcacgagccagGGTCGGGTGGTCTCCTGCActgcctcttcaccctataaattcccaaatattacaaaaaccctaggggagtcgacaaaacacaattccagccgccgcaagttccagaacaacgagatccaatctaacaccatcacagaggggttcatcatcctcattggtccctctccgatgatgtgtgagtagtccaccatagacctaagggcccgtaggcagtagctagatggcttcctttctCTTTTtgcttctcaatacaatggtctcttggagatctatttgatgtaactatttttgcggtgtgtttgctgggatccgatgaactttgagtttatgatcagatctatatccatgaatactattggagttttctttgatctcttatatgcatgattatttataggctTGTATTTCtttttcgaatctttggtttagttaggccaactagatcgatttttcttgccatgggaagaggtgcttcgtgatcggttcaatcttgtggtgtcctctcccagtgacaaaaggggcagcgaggcacgcatgtatcattactattaaggataacaagatggggtctattcctacatgaatagatcttgtctacttcatgccatcgttcttattgcattacttcgtttctcaatgaaattaatacactagatgcatgttggatagcggtcgatgtgtggagtaatagtagtagatgcaggtaggagtcggtctattgCTCGATGTTTAAGGGTTTAAACCCTTCATGGAACTAATGTTGCATCACCTCGTCTGTGAAGCAcatcggtgaaggaaatatgccctagaggcaataataaagttgttatttatatttccttatatcagtataaatgtttattattcatgctagaattgtattaaccggaaacttagtacatgtgtgaatacatagacaaacagagtgtccctagtatgcctctacttgactagctcgttaatcaaagatggttaagtttcctagccatagacatgtgttgtcatttgatgaacgggatcacatcattagagaatgatgtgatggacaagacccatcccttagcttagcactatgattgtttagtttattgctattgctttcttcatgacttatacatgttcctatgactatgagattatgcaactcccgaataccggagaaacacttagtgtgctatcaaacatcacaacataactgggtgattataaagatgctctacaggtgtctctgatggtgtttgttgagttggtatagatcaagattaggatttgtcactctgagtatcggagaggtatctttgggccctctcggtaatgctcatcactataagccttgcaagcaatgtgaataatgagatagttgcaggatgatgcattatagaacgagtaaagagacttgctggtaacgagattgaactaggtataatgataccaacgatcgaatcttgggcaagtaacataccgatgacagagggaaccacgtatgttgttatgcggtttgaccgataaagatctccgtagaatatgtaggagccaatatgagcatctaggttccgctattttttattgaccgtagatgtgtctcagtcatgtctacatagttctcgaaccctagggtccacacgcttaacgttcgataacgatttgtattatgagtttatgcgattTGATGACTGgaggttgttcggaatcccggatgagatcacggacatgacgaggagtctcgaaatggtcgagacataaagattgatatattggaccatgttattcggacaccggaaatgttccggatagtttcgggtaaaaccggactaccggaggggttaccggaaaccccccgggggaactaatgggccaccatgggccctattggagagagaggagggcagtcagggcaggccgtgcccccccttggagttcgaattggacaagggaaggggggggcgacgccccctttcctactccatctccctctccttccttccccctctctccctcttggtggaatcctactaggacttggagtctagtaggactcccctgcttgggcgcgccccctagggccggccagcctcctcctcccctcctttatatacgggggagggggcaccccatagaaacaaaagttgattttttagccgtgtgtggtgcccccctccacagttacacacctcggtcatatcgtagtagtgcttaggcgaagccctactccggtaacttcatcatcaccgtcaccgcgccgtcgtgctaacggaattctccctcggcctcaactggatcaagagttcgagggatgtcaccgagctgaacgtgtgcagatctcgaagtgtcgtgcgttcggtacttggatcggttagatcgcgaatacattcgactacatcaaccgtgttactaaacgcttccgctttcggtctacgagggtacatggaaacactctccccactcgttgctatgcttctcctagatagatcttgcatgattgtaggatttttttttgaaatagtacgtcccccaacagtggcatccgagccaggtctatgcgtagatgttatatgcacgagtagaacacaaagagttgtgggcgataatagtcatactacttaccagcatgtcatactttgattcagcggtattgttggatgaagcggcccagaccgacattacatgactgcgttcatgagactggttctaccgtgcTTCGCAcagaggtggctagtgggtgtctgtttcttcaactttagttgaatcgagtttgactacgttcggtccttgttgaaggttaaaacagcacacttgacgaaaaatcgttgtggttttgatgcataggtaaaaacggttcttgctagaagcccgtagcagccacataaaacttgcaacaacaaagtagaggacgtctaacttgtttttgcagggcttgctgtgatgtgatatggtcaagatgtgatgatatataaattgttgtatgagatgatcatattttgtaacagttatcggcaattggcaggagccatatggttgtcgctttattttatgaaatgcaaccgccatgtaattgctttactttatcactaagcgatagtgatagtcatagaagcaatagttagcgagacgacaacgatacttcaatggagatcaaggtgtcaagccggtgatgatggtgatcatgacggtgctttggagatggagatcaaaggcacaagatgatgatggccatatcatatcactcataTAGATTgtgtgtgatgtttatcctttatgcatcttattttgcttagtacggcggtagcattataagatgatctctcgctaaatttcaaggtataagtgttcaccctgagtatgcaccgttgctatagttcgtcgtgccgagacaccacgtgatgatcgggtgtgataagctatacgttcacatacaacgggtgcaagccagttttgcacacgcaaaatactcgggttaaacttgacaagcctgcaTATGCagaaatggcctcggaacactgagaccgaaaggtcgagcatgaatcatatagtagat encodes:
- the LOC119349882 gene encoding aspartic proteinase NANA, chloroplast-like, which gives rise to MTKMHGHYVAVAAAAVVVVVLLLPGCLDAYPDPDEVVVVDVGALEEGSSCYFPMTAPVVPESPEARREHYRAIAAKDLARHRRMAASTRRRQLAASGMPDLLAATSGSALSTFELPMQSALDSMDVGMYLVTVHFGTPAVAFSMALDTANDLTWLNCRLRGHRRHRDRGNANAQTMSLEQALEPPLVKKTWYRPARSSSWRRYRCSMRDSCGRFPHVACKTPNHNESCSYHQQLQDGTNTRGIFGRETATVAVSGGRQARLPGLVLGCSTFEAGGTVDAHDGVLTLGNANVSFSKMAGKSFQGLFSFCLLATHSGRDAFSYLTFGPNPAMVAGAGFGETDIVYMQNEPSMGVQVTGVFVNGQRLNVPPEVWNYRVHGGLNLDTGTSVSSLLEPAYGVVTRALATLLDPKLEKAPEEVIPFEHCYKWDGKNPAPEAIVPKLELVLMGGARLEPSPKGVLMPEVVPGIACIGFFKRDSGPNILGNVHMQEHIWEFDDVKGKLRFKKDKCTTHINISPPPTNPKPNPNPNPNPNPNPTNNN